The Flavivirga eckloniae genomic interval TAAACTCTATGACTATTTTTATTTATGCGGAATCTCCATTCATAAAATGCGCATTTGCCAACCCTACGGAGATGATCAGCGTCAAAGTTTAGCCTATTATCACCAAATCGAGCCAGAAACCTGGTGTAAGGTGGTAAGACGTGTTCATGGCGTTAATTTTGGTGCGTATTATAGTAAAACAGCTGTTCTTGGAAGAGTTAAAGTACTACTTCCCGAAGGCCTGACATGGAAAAAGTACGCTTATATTTTACTAGAATCCATGCCAGAAATCACTAGAAATCATTATACAGGTAAAATCAAAATCTTTCTAAGGTGGTGGGAGAATAATGGATTTTCTTTAGAGCTTATACCAGATCAGGGCAACTTAAAATTAGAAAACTCAGGAAAATTACCGTCTTGGAGAAGAATATGTAAATGTATCATTAAAAACGATTGGTGGTGTAGAAGTTTAGGTTTTACCCAAACTAAAAATACATATAAAACTCTGTATGATAAAAAGATAGCCTAATGATCAAGAAGAATATCGAACAAGAGATCATAACTATTCTAAAGGAAAGTCAAGATATCCCAGAAGAAAATAAAACGGAATTAATAAAGAAGGTCTTAGACGTCTGTAATCAATATGTAGAACCTGTTTCGCAAGTATTGTGGGTACCCATAAATACCATTATGCCAAATACCTATAATCCTAATAAAATAGCCATGCCAGAAAAGCGTTTGTTACTTCGTTCTATGCTAGATCATGGTATCACTTTACCCTTAATAGTATCAGTTAAAGAACAACAGCACTATATGTTAATTGATGGCTACCACCGTTGGAGTCTCATTAAAAAAAGTAAAGTATTGCAGCGTAGATTAAACCATAAAGTACCAGTAGTAATATTAGATCTTCCCAAAACAGAACAAATAGTGGCTAGTATACGGCACAATAGGGCTAGGGGAAAGCATCAAATAGCAGAAATAAGCGAGGTAGTAAAAACATTATCAGCCAATGGGTGGTCGTCAAAAAAAATTATGGAAGCATTGGGAATGGATGCAGACGAGGTACTAAGACTTAAGCAATTCAAAGGTCTTGGCGAATTATTTAAAGACAACGATTATTCTCAATCATGGCATTGAATTGCCATCTTATAACTTGAACTCGTTTAGACTTTTTGGATTTAAGCGAAAATTAGAAGTTTTTAACTGTATTGAAGGCTTTTTTGAGTTGCATAGCAGAGCTACGGAAGGAAAAAAAGACAAAAATAGAGTTAAAAACAGCAATTTTTTAGCAAATTGAAAAAGTCTAAATGAGTTCCTTTACCAAATAGTATGAATACAAAAGAAAACACATCAGAAGAAATAGATTTAGGACAGCTATTTAAACTTATTGGCAATGCGATAAATACTTTTTTTAATCGGATCGCTTTTATTTTAAAAACGATATTTCATCTTTTCATAGTTACTTTGTTGTTCTTTAAAGGTCATTTTTTAAAGTTTAGTTTAGCGACTTTTTTGGGTGTTGGGGTTGGAGGGTATATAGATTATATAGCATCACCACTCTATAAATCCGTTATGGTTATTCAGCCTAATTTTAAGAGTGCGCGACAACTATATAGTAATATTGATTTTTATAATCAGTTGGCAAAAAATCAAGAAACCAAGGAGTTATCTGAAGTATTACATATATCCCAGTTAATAGCAAAAAGTATAAAAAATATAGAAATAACAGGAGTTTCAGATGAAATACAAAAACTAAAACAATTTGGCGAATTTATTAAAAACCTGGATACTGTAACATTAAAGAATGTAGATTATCAAGACTACTTGCAGGAGTTTAATGATGTAAATGCAGAATTTCACCAAGTCCAAATAGAAGCTACAGTACCCGAAACGGCTAAACAATGCCAAAAAGGAATAGTTACATCTATAGAGAACAATGAATACTTCAAACTTCAGAAAAAAGTTAATGAAGATAATATCATGGTCATAGACTCCATGATAAAGAAGCAGCAAAGGGAAATCAATAAATTACAATCGTTTTATAAAGAGATAAGACGTTTAGAAGCGCAACAACCGGTAGGAACAACTAATATTAATTTAACAGATAACAAAATCGAGCGAATATCAGAAATAGAACTTTTTAATCAGATAAAAAAATTAAAAGAAGAGGAAGTAAAACTAAACATAGAGAAAGCAAAAACAAAAAGTACTATTAATATAATTTCAGAATTTCCTGAAAGAGGAATATTGAAAAATGATTTTTTTTCTAAAAAAATAGTCCAGATGCCACTCTTTTTTATAAGTGCGTTATTTTTAATATTAATAATGTATGTTTTTAATAAGTACTTGGCCAACTACGCTTACGTTCGCACCCAACAAAATAAAGTAGCTGGAAAAACTAGTTAGAGTAGGTTTATTTTGCATCAAGCTAATGTTTTTGCATTCATTAACTCATACCGATTTTGCTATAAAAAAATATAATTTGTGCTTTTTCATTTATTTCTATTTGAACCACTCAACTCATTGTATAAGGGGTTTGATTATTTGTTCTAAACCTATTTTTAATTTGTGCTATCAAAACATTGGGGCATATAAATCCAAAGGTTATTCTGCTTTTATATGCCCTTTGATTCCCGGAGGAAAGCTCATCAGTAATTGATATATATCATTTTTGTTTCGTGGCCCAACCCTGATTCGTTGTAATCTATAACACATACATAGGAGCCAACAGGCACCCGTCCGCCTTTATGGGTGCCGTCCCAGGCATCGCCGGGGCCGGCATAATGGGCGCTGAACAGCAACCGCTGGTTTAGGTTATATATTTTCACCACATTGTTTCTATACTTTTCCAGGCCTTCGATCACCAGGGTATCGGCAATGCCATCGCCGTTTGGGGAAACCCCTCTATTGAAATTCACAAGAGGTTGGGGCTCACAATTGTTGGTAGTTTCCACGGTCACCAAAGCCGTTTCCGTGGCTGTATTGATGCCTTGTTCAGCGGTAAGGGTCACTGTTACCGGGATTCCCAAATCGTCACAGGTAAAAGTATCCCTATCCAAACTTAGGTTCGGGACATTGTTACAGCCATAATTGGAACCGTTGTCCACATCCTCCGGCGAGATAGTCGCCTGCCCATTGGTATCCAATTGCACGGTGATGTCTCTGGCAATGGCCGTAAGGTTGTCTAAATCCTCTTCCACGGTTACCACAGCGGTCGCCGTATCCGAATTGTTGCCCTGTATAGCGGTAAGGGTCACTGTTATCGGGATTCCCAAATCGTCACAGGTAAAAGTATCCCTATCCAAACTTAGGTTCGGGACATTGTTACAGCCATAATTGGAACCGTTGTCCACATCCTCCGGCGAGATGGTCGCCTGCCCATTGGTATCCAATTGCACGGTGATGTCTCTGGCAATGGCCGTAAGGTTGTCTAAATCCTCTTCCACGGTTACCACAGCGGTCGCCGTATCCGAATTGTTGCCCTGTACAGCTGTAAGGGTCACCG includes:
- a CDS encoding ParB N-terminal domain-containing protein; translated protein: MIKKNIEQEIITILKESQDIPEENKTELIKKVLDVCNQYVEPVSQVLWVPINTIMPNTYNPNKIAMPEKRLLLRSMLDHGITLPLIVSVKEQQHYMLIDGYHRWSLIKKSKVLQRRLNHKVPVVILDLPKTEQIVASIRHNRARGKHQIAEISEVVKTLSANGWSSKKIMEALGMDADEVLRLKQFKGLGELFKDNDYSQSWH